From the genome of Thermococcus chitonophagus, one region includes:
- a CDS encoding UDP-N-acetyl-D-mannosamine dehydrogenase, giving the protein MKIGVIGLGYIGLPTAIMFASSGHNVIGLEIRRDVVEKINSGRAHIIEPEINERLKKVIAEERLKATTRPEDLRGAEAFIVCVQTPLLDDSPDLSYVENAIRTIAEVMDRGALIVIESTVPPGTTVRMARLLEDLTGMREGIDFYVAHAPERVMPGRIFKELVYNSRIIGGVSPKAAVLAEKLYRSFVKGKIYLTTATTAEMVKLMENTFRDVNIALANEFAILAQQYGVNVFEAIRLANTHPRVRIHMPGIGVGGHCLPKDPYLLLSSAKKEFGLIRLARQVNENMPKIAVNLLFEAFERAGVDPSRATVVVLGLAYKGGTDDTRNSPALKLVKLLETRVGEVRTYDPYVGGTHKDIKDALREADAAIIATDHLEFKTLPWEELGSLMRTRILIDGRGIIAEPPADFIFLGIGRGDV; this is encoded by the coding sequence ATGAAGATAGGTGTTATTGGTCTTGGATATATTGGCCTTCCCACCGCAATAATGTTCGCTTCTTCTGGTCATAATGTAATTGGATTGGAAATAAGGAGAGACGTCGTTGAGAAGATAAACTCTGGGAGGGCTCATATAATAGAGCCTGAGATAAATGAGAGGCTGAAAAAGGTTATCGCTGAAGAAAGGTTGAAAGCCACAACTCGACCCGAGGATCTAAGAGGTGCGGAAGCATTTATAGTATGTGTCCAGACTCCACTTTTAGATGATAGTCCTGATCTAAGCTACGTTGAGAACGCTATAAGGACAATTGCTGAGGTTATGGATAGAGGGGCTCTCATTGTTATAGAAAGCACAGTCCCTCCTGGAACAACCGTGAGAATGGCACGGCTTTTGGAAGATTTGACTGGGATGAGGGAAGGAATAGACTTCTACGTTGCTCATGCTCCAGAGCGTGTAATGCCTGGTAGAATTTTCAAGGAGCTTGTTTACAATTCAAGAATTATTGGTGGTGTGAGTCCAAAGGCCGCAGTCTTGGCTGAAAAATTGTACAGATCGTTCGTTAAGGGGAAAATTTATCTTACAACGGCAACAACAGCTGAAATGGTAAAATTAATGGAAAATACGTTCAGAGATGTCAATATAGCACTAGCCAATGAATTTGCGATTCTAGCTCAGCAGTATGGAGTTAATGTATTTGAGGCAATAAGGTTGGCAAATACTCACCCACGGGTTAGAATACACATGCCTGGCATAGGAGTGGGAGGGCATTGCCTTCCTAAGGATCCATATCTGCTCCTATCGAGTGCCAAGAAGGAATTCGGCCTAATAAGATTAGCTAGGCAAGTAAATGAGAACATGCCAAAAATTGCCGTTAACCTGCTCTTTGAAGCATTTGAAAGGGCTGGAGTTGATCCTTCACGCGCAACCGTTGTAGTTCTTGGACTTGCATACAAAGGAGGCACTGACGATACTAGGAATTCCCCAGCATTAAAGCTAGTCAAACTACTAGAGACGAGAGTCGGGGAAGTTAGAACTTACGACCCCTACGTTGGTGGCACACATAAAGACATTAAGGATGCATTGAGGGAAGCAGATGCAGCTATTATAGCGACGGATCATTTGGAATTCAAAACGTTGCCCTGGGAAGAGCTTGGGTCGTTAATGAGGACAAGAATCTTAATTGATGGTAGGGGTATTATAGCCGAACCTCCGGCCGACTTTATATTCCTTGGAATCGGGAGGGGTGACGTTTGA
- the wecB gene encoding non-hydrolyzing UDP-N-acetylglucosamine 2-epimerase, which produces MRPAIIFGTRPEIIKLSPVIRAFLERDIQPILIHTGQHYDYEMSQVFLEELELPEIDYHLEVGSGTQAEQTGIAMIKIEKVLMNEQPDVSIVQGDTNTVLAGALASVKLLIPVAHVEAGLRSHDRTMPEEINRILADHASEVLFAPTLEAKENLEREGIRRNVYVVGNTIVDAVLQNSEIAEKKSRILEELGLSPKEYILVTAHRKENVDNKDRLTKLVDILLSLPITVVYPVHPRAEERLKEYGLWHKLKTAPHIILTKPLGYLDFLKLEKNARIIMTDSGGIQEEAIILGVPCLTLRYNTERPETIKAGGNILVGVEKDLALRYVMKLLEDEKFYQRMASAKNPFGDGRAGERIVNILITLWEEGNLRVPSSNFIS; this is translated from the coding sequence TTGAGGCCCGCAATAATCTTTGGTACTAGACCTGAGATAATAAAGTTGTCTCCAGTAATTAGGGCGTTTTTAGAGCGGGATATTCAGCCAATTCTAATTCACACCGGCCAGCACTATGATTATGAAATGAGTCAGGTATTCTTAGAGGAACTTGAACTCCCGGAGATAGACTACCACCTTGAGGTCGGCTCTGGTACACAGGCGGAACAAACCGGAATTGCCATGATAAAGATTGAGAAAGTTCTAATGAATGAGCAACCTGATGTGAGTATAGTTCAGGGAGATACAAACACCGTCTTAGCAGGTGCTCTAGCAAGTGTTAAGCTATTAATCCCAGTTGCACACGTTGAGGCAGGCTTAAGAAGCCATGATAGAACAATGCCGGAGGAAATAAACAGAATACTTGCTGATCATGCGAGTGAAGTCCTATTTGCCCCAACGCTCGAGGCTAAGGAAAACTTAGAGAGGGAGGGGATAAGAAGGAATGTCTACGTCGTTGGTAATACTATAGTTGATGCTGTTCTTCAGAACTCTGAAATTGCGGAGAAGAAAAGTAGAATTTTAGAGGAACTTGGTTTGTCTCCTAAGGAATACATTTTAGTAACTGCTCACAGAAAAGAGAATGTTGACAACAAAGATAGGCTCACAAAGCTTGTTGATATTCTGCTTTCTCTTCCAATTACAGTCGTGTATCCTGTTCACCCCAGGGCTGAAGAGAGGCTAAAAGAGTATGGCCTTTGGCACAAATTGAAAACTGCACCTCACATAATCCTTACGAAGCCTCTTGGCTACTTAGATTTCTTAAAGCTGGAAAAAAATGCCAGAATAATAATGACCGACTCTGGAGGGATTCAAGAGGAGGCAATAATCTTGGGGGTTCCATGCCTAACGCTTAGGTACAATACAGAGAGACCAGAAACAATAAAGGCTGGAGGTAATATTCTCGTGGGTGTTGAGAAGGATTTAGCTCTAAGATATGTGATGAAGCTTTTAGAAGATGAAAAGTTTTATCAGAGGATGGCCTCAGCAAAAAATCCCTTTGGAGATGGGAGGGCCGGGGAGAGAATAGTGAACATACTGATTACACTATGGGAAGAGGGCAACTTGAGAGTCCCTTCTTCAAACTTTATCTCTTAG
- a CDS encoding metallophosphoesterase family protein, with protein MVIAIISDIHSNYEALKAVWKEIKSSKMIVCLGDLVGYGASPNEVVEFVQKYVEKGKMVCIRGNHDNAIAFGADWHFNPYARQAVRWHQRVMKTENLEFLRQLPVRLFFTYGERSYHMVHGSPRAPLDEYLFPWLPDSEFADCLRYIREDDLLVGHTHVPMLKEIEGRRVINPGAVGQPRDGDWRASYALLYKDGKIEFYRVEYDVETAASKIIEAGLPVFLAERLFEGY; from the coding sequence ATGGTGATCGCAATAATTTCTGATATTCACTCAAACTATGAAGCATTAAAGGCAGTATGGAAGGAAATAAAGAGTTCAAAGATGATAGTATGTCTAGGGGACTTAGTGGGTTATGGGGCCAGTCCAAATGAAGTAGTCGAATTCGTTCAAAAGTACGTCGAAAAAGGTAAAATGGTGTGCATTAGAGGAAACCACGATAACGCTATAGCATTTGGAGCAGATTGGCATTTCAACCCCTATGCAAGACAGGCTGTGAGGTGGCATCAAAGGGTCATGAAAACCGAAAACTTAGAGTTTCTGAGGCAACTTCCAGTTAGGCTGTTCTTTACATATGGAGAGAGGTCATACCACATGGTTCATGGATCACCAAGGGCCCCCCTAGATGAGTACCTGTTTCCATGGCTTCCAGATTCGGAATTTGCCGATTGCCTTAGGTACATAAGAGAAGATGACTTACTCGTGGGCCACACCCACGTTCCCATGCTAAAGGAGATAGAAGGGAGGAGAGTAATAAATCCTGGGGCAGTGGGACAGCCTAGAGATGGAGATTGGAGGGCAAGCTACGCTCTCCTGTATAAGGATGGCAAGATAGAGTTTTATAGAGTTGAATATGATGTTGAAACTGCAGCAAGTAAAATTATAGAGGCAGGTCTCCCCGTATTTTTAGCGGAAAGGCTTTTTGAGGGATACTAG
- a CDS encoding radical SAM protein, whose amino-acid sequence MIKLKLPHSYFEDHGDTIRLVWRRTLIADYEKKEIERAIKRKFRMAVDVSVQDGFLVINTDNEEVERFVAFFIQNYLGERLRNRYTGRKILYIHEGMGIPLLGYNAFGLIDRGTNLIQVRGSTGCNLSCIFCSVDEGPYSRTRKLDFVIDIDYLMKWFDWVAQQKGKGLEAHLDAQGEPLLYPYIVELVQALRDHPHVSVISMQSNGVLLDDKLVEELAEAGLDRVNLSIHSLDPEKAKMLMGMKNYDLNHVLEMAEALVNAGIDVLIAPVIIFGVNDNEAEAFIEFARKIGAGRRWPALGFQNYIPYKFGRNPVIAKPVPFKEFYEWLRKLEEKTGMKPLILKPHHFGMHPRPFIPLAFKRGEVVRAEVVLPGRIEGEMIAKARNRLIQVINTDAKIGDKIKVKIVRTRHGIYVGTKI is encoded by the coding sequence ATGATAAAGTTGAAGTTGCCACACTCATACTTTGAGGATCATGGAGATACAATAAGGTTAGTCTGGAGGAGGACCCTTATAGCGGACTATGAAAAGAAGGAAATTGAAAGGGCAATAAAGAGAAAGTTCCGCATGGCAGTTGATGTCAGCGTTCAGGACGGCTTTCTCGTTATTAATACGGACAATGAAGAGGTAGAAAGGTTCGTTGCCTTCTTCATTCAGAACTACCTCGGCGAGAGGCTGAGGAACAGGTACACAGGAAGAAAAATCTTGTACATCCATGAGGGGATGGGCATTCCCCTGCTAGGATACAACGCCTTCGGTCTCATAGACAGAGGGACGAATTTAATTCAGGTAAGAGGTTCAACTGGATGTAACTTGAGTTGCATCTTCTGCTCCGTGGACGAGGGGCCATACTCAAGAACAAGAAAACTTGACTTCGTCATTGATATAGACTATTTAATGAAGTGGTTCGATTGGGTGGCCCAGCAGAAGGGAAAGGGACTTGAAGCCCACTTAGATGCCCAGGGGGAACCCCTACTCTACCCATACATAGTGGAGCTCGTGCAAGCGTTAAGGGATCATCCTCACGTTTCTGTTATTTCAATGCAGAGCAATGGAGTTCTGCTCGACGATAAGCTTGTTGAGGAGCTTGCAGAGGCTGGTCTTGATAGGGTTAATTTGTCAATTCACTCCCTCGATCCTGAGAAGGCAAAGATGTTAATGGGAATGAAGAACTATGATCTAAACCATGTTCTCGAGATGGCTGAAGCTTTAGTGAACGCCGGTATTGACGTTTTAATTGCCCCAGTAATAATCTTTGGGGTTAATGATAATGAGGCTGAGGCCTTCATAGAATTCGCGAGAAAGATAGGAGCAGGGAGAAGGTGGCCCGCTTTGGGTTTCCAGAACTACATTCCCTACAAGTTTGGAAGGAACCCTGTTATAGCGAAACCAGTTCCCTTCAAGGAATTTTACGAATGGCTGAGAAAACTTGAGGAAAAAACCGGAATGAAACCATTGATATTAAAGCCTCACCATTTCGGCATGCACCCCAGGCCCTTCATTCCCTTAGCGTTTAAGCGAGGAGAGGTTGTTAGAGCTGAAGTTGTCCTTCCGGGAAGAATTGAGGGAGAAATGATAGCAAAAGCTAGAAACAGGCTGATTCAGGTAATAAATACTGATGCAAAGATAGGGGATAAGATTAAAGTGAAGATAGTTAGAACGAGGCACGGAATATATGTAGGAACGAAGATCTAA
- the glyS gene encoding glycine--tRNA ligase yields MGEKFDKYEYLQDLMRRRGFAWGSFEIYGGSRGFYDYGPLGATIKRKIERKIREAFIREGFFEIETPDITPEQVFIASGHVEKFVDPLVECKKCGARFRADHLIEEALGIDVEGKSAEEMTKIIREHNLRCPECGGELSDVWYFNLMFETYIGPYKDKKAYLRPETAQGIFVNFKRLNAFARNKLPFGVFQIGKAYRNEISPRQGMIRLREFTQAEVEIFFNPNETEHPHFDEVKDENLRLYPIEHQLKDLGMIEVTAEEAVKKGYLMNTFFAYYLVMIKRILLDIGIPEDKIRFRQQLPEERAHYSADTWDAEIYSERFGWVECVGLAYRTDYDLSRHMKMSGADLTVMIHYDKPKIVKKLQVSLNMKRVGPKLKGDAKKINENIKSMSQEELKALVKELEEKGKVIIDGYELEKDDFIIKEVEEKITGEKIVPHVLEPSFGIDRPFYLLLENSLAVDEDGRVYLKIKKDMAPIEVAVLPLVAKEPLTSIAYDIYRTLQKEGFIVVYDEKDSIGKRYMRYDEIGTPYCVTIDNQTPEDGMVTIRDRDTREQIRVKIEELPRKLRELIFG; encoded by the coding sequence ATGGGTGAGAAGTTCGATAAGTACGAGTACCTTCAGGATTTAATGAGGAGGCGAGGCTTTGCTTGGGGAAGCTTTGAGATTTATGGTGGATCAAGGGGATTTTACGATTACGGTCCTCTTGGGGCTACAATAAAGAGGAAAATAGAAAGGAAGATAAGGGAAGCCTTCATTAGAGAAGGGTTCTTTGAGATTGAAACGCCAGATATAACCCCCGAGCAGGTTTTTATTGCCAGTGGTCACGTTGAAAAGTTTGTTGATCCCCTCGTTGAGTGTAAGAAGTGTGGGGCTAGGTTCAGAGCTGATCACCTAATAGAGGAAGCCTTAGGAATAGACGTTGAGGGCAAAAGCGCTGAAGAGATGACGAAGATAATCAGGGAACACAACCTGAGGTGTCCAGAGTGCGGCGGGGAGCTAAGCGATGTCTGGTACTTCAACCTAATGTTCGAAACATACATTGGGCCTTATAAGGACAAAAAGGCCTATTTAAGGCCAGAAACGGCCCAGGGAATCTTCGTGAACTTCAAGAGGTTGAATGCATTTGCAAGGAACAAGCTTCCATTTGGTGTGTTCCAGATAGGGAAAGCATACAGAAACGAGATATCCCCAAGGCAGGGAATGATAAGGCTTAGAGAGTTCACACAGGCCGAGGTAGAGATATTCTTCAATCCAAATGAAACTGAGCATCCGCACTTTGATGAAGTCAAGGATGAGAATCTGAGGCTTTACCCAATAGAGCACCAGCTGAAGGATCTCGGCATGATAGAGGTTACCGCGGAAGAGGCAGTTAAGAAGGGCTATCTCATGAACACGTTCTTCGCTTACTATCTCGTCATGATCAAGAGGATTCTTTTGGATATAGGAATTCCAGAGGACAAGATAAGGTTTAGGCAGCAATTACCCGAGGAGAGAGCCCACTACTCAGCTGACACATGGGATGCGGAGATTTATAGTGAGAGGTTTGGCTGGGTCGAGTGCGTTGGTCTGGCCTATAGAACGGACTATGACCTTAGCAGACACATGAAGATGAGCGGTGCCGACCTTACGGTGATGATACACTACGACAAGCCAAAGATTGTGAAAAAGTTGCAAGTTTCACTCAACATGAAAAGGGTTGGGCCCAAGCTTAAGGGGGATGCAAAGAAAATCAATGAGAATATCAAGTCAATGTCCCAGGAAGAGCTTAAAGCCCTGGTTAAAGAGTTGGAGGAGAAGGGTAAAGTCATCATTGATGGCTACGAGCTCGAAAAGGATGACTTCATAATAAAGGAAGTTGAAGAGAAGATCACGGGAGAGAAGATAGTGCCCCACGTTCTCGAGCCTAGCTTTGGTATAGACAGACCGTTCTACCTGTTGCTGGAGAACTCCCTGGCGGTAGATGAAGACGGAAGGGTTTATCTGAAGATAAAGAAGGACATGGCTCCAATAGAGGTTGCCGTCCTGCCATTGGTTGCCAAAGAACCACTAACAAGCATAGCCTACGACATCTACAGGACACTTCAGAAGGAGGGCTTCATAGTAGTTTACGATGAGAAGGACAGCATTGGAAAGAGGTACATGCGCTATGACGAGATAGGAACGCCTTACTGCGTAACCATTGACAACCAAACCCCTGAGGATGGTATGGTAACGATAAGGGACAGGGACACTAGGGAGCAGATAAGGGTTAAGATAGAGGAGTTGCCCAGGAAGCTTAGGGAGCTGATCTTTGGATAA
- a CDS encoding DUF402 domain-containing protein — protein sequence MRIHLIYRRLPNRVLERYDELVADLSSVVIGRSKFEGMLVPLKVNGVEVIRNGYEMLYFAFPGKDFDILKVYSEEGKFVGLYVDVLDYTKWDGKTLEMLDLFLDIFIFPSGKAFLLDEDEIEMALNYGIISREKFLKAYRTANRILEEIKSGKFPPRVVWEYSL from the coding sequence ATGAGGATACACCTAATATATCGTCGCCTTCCAAACAGGGTTCTTGAGAGATATGATGAGCTAGTTGCTGACTTGAGTAGTGTGGTTATTGGCAGATCAAAGTTCGAAGGCATGCTTGTCCCTCTAAAAGTAAATGGGGTTGAGGTAATAAGGAATGGTTATGAAATGCTATACTTTGCATTCCCTGGGAAGGATTTTGACATTCTAAAGGTGTACAGTGAAGAGGGAAAATTCGTTGGGCTTTACGTTGACGTGCTTGACTACACGAAGTGGGATGGGAAAACTTTGGAGATGTTAGATTTGTTCCTCGATATCTTCATATTTCCCTCTGGGAAAGCCTTTCTCTTGGATGAGGATGAGATAGAGATGGCCTTGAACTATGGAATTATCTCTCGAGAGAAGTTCCTTAAGGCCTATAGAACCGCTAACAGGATCCTTGAGGAGATAAAAAGCGGAAAATTTCCTCCCAGAGTAGTCTGGGAGTACTCACTCTAA